The Hevea brasiliensis isolate MT/VB/25A 57/8 chromosome 1, ASM3005281v1, whole genome shotgun sequence DNA segment GGTCTTCATTAGAGGTAAAGATAGTGAGTGCTAGAGAGAAGAAGAGCAGTtgagagtatatatatatatattgaaagatATAACTAACAAGAAAATTattcattattaattaaaaagcaTATTTTTATAGttgattaataatatatattaatccaGGTGTTCGGACGTTTTCTCATAAAGAACTAGCAAAAGCAACTGGTTATTTCGACAAAGACAATCTCCTTGGCACGGGTACTTGTGGTGAAGTTTATAAAGGAAAACTTCCAAATGGTGAAGTCGTTGCAATTAAGAGGCTTAGACATCAGGATGACCAGGAGAAAGAGGAAATGGCGAGACGTCAATATAAGGAGGAGGCTGAAATCCTTAGCCGTATTGATCCTCACCAAAATATTGTCAAGGTGCTAGGATACTGCAGTAATAAAGCCAATAGATTGCTTGTTTATGAGTTTGTTCCCAACAACTCCTTAAGTTCTCATTTGCATGgtcagtctttttttttttccccctatTTTAATCATGTATATAAATTCATATACCATAATTATATATGCAGATCAGGGCTGTTGAAAATGAAAACAAtgcattttttttcatttataattttttatttatataattttttcatttataagctgccaaaatattACATTGTTTCCTTATACAAGGAAAATGACATATTGCAGGAAATGGAAAGCCAACTATTAATTGGTCAAACAGATTGAAAATTGCTTTAGGTACTGCAGAAGGATTAGCATACTTACATGAAATCTGTGAgtatttaaagttttttttttttttaataaggatTGCATGTATCATGAATTTCATTTCATACTTTTTTTTATGATATATATAGGTGCACCCAGAGTTATTCATCGGGACATTAAGAGCGGTAATATTCTTCTTGATGATGAATTTATACCAAAGGTAAGATATTTATAAAAGTTATAGTTGAAGTTTTGGATTCAAAGCCACGTTTTTATAAAAATGTCATTCAActtcaaataattataaaaatactaataaaaaacattttattttcattttatcatATAAAATTAAACTCTATAGTCAAAACATAAAATATTTATCAGTGATTATGTATGTGTATGTAATGGATTTATACTATAAAGTAAgtcaaatttttcttaaaaattgcCACGTGGCACTTCCTATAGAGAACTTGACTtgctaattaatattattat contains these protein-coding regions:
- the LOC131169088 gene encoding proline-rich receptor-like protein kinase PERK1, which produces MTPVSCICGLWNRRRNANHHPIAGVRTFSHKELAKATGYFDKDNLLGTGTCGEVYKGKLPNGEVVAIKRLRHQDDQEKEEMARRQYKEEAEILSRIDPHQNIVKVLGYCSNKANRLLVYEFVPNNSLSSHLHGNGKPTINWSNRLKIALGTAEGLAYLHEICAPRVIHRDIKSGNILLDDEFIPKIGDFGIAKEFMISVTHVSTGPRGTYL